ATTATATGGCCCGCGGTATAAAAGGCGGCGATGTCCCTGCAGTCAGGATTTTTGACTGCAAATATACTATGACGAAGCTGCATCAGGCAATATCAAACAAGCTTGTAATTTCATGCCATGATTGTTCCGAAGGCGGGCTCGCGGTCACTGCCGCGGAAATGGCGTTTAGCGGCGGTTATGGAATGAAATTACATATAAAGAACATTATTAAATCAGATGATTTAATTTATGATGATGAAATATTATTTTCAGAGTCGAACAGCAGGTTTGTGGTTGAAGTCCCGGTTGCCAGGGAAAGGACTTTTAAGCGAATGATGAATGACGTGGATATAACTGAATTAGGGGTTGTTTCAAAAGATTCAAGGTTTATTATCCATGGAACAAATGAAAAAAATATTATTAATACAGATATCTGGGCATTAAAAAAATGCTGGCAAAAGACCTTGAAGACAAAAAAAGAATTTAAGAAAAAAATTGAAAGTAAAAACAATAAGTCATATAAGTCACATAAGACTTATACAGGTTCACCGAAAGCAAAAGTTTTAGTTGTTCGCGCCGCGGGAACAAATTGCGACAGGGAAACTGTTTACGCCTTTGAAAGTTTAAGGGCAAAAGTTGATTTAAAGCACATAAATGAAATTGTTAAGTTAAAGGATTTAACTTCATACCAGATAATAGTAATCCCGGGTGGATTTTCTTATGGGGACCATATTTCAGCGGGAATGGTCTTGGCAAAGGAGATGGAGCCTTTAAAAGACTTGCTTTTGGAAAAAGATAAATTAATTTTGGGGATATGCAATGGGTTCCAGGTGCTTGTAAAAATGGGAATCCTGCCGGGTTTTCCCGGGGTGACCCTGACATGGAATACATCAGGGACATATCAATGCGAATGGGTTAACCTGAAGGCAAATAAAAAATCACCCTGCATATTTACTAAAGGAATTGAATATCTCGAAACACCCATAGCGCACGGTGAAGGCCGCTTTATTACGGCCAATAAAACAATTTTAAATAAAATATTAAAAAACAATCTTCATGCTTTAACCTATTTTAAAGATAACCCAAACGGTTCAGAGGCTGATATAGCGGGTATTTGTAATGAGAAAGGCAATATATTCGGTCTTATGCCTCATCCCGAACGCCATATGCAGCCTACACAGCATCCGAGATGGACAAGGGAGGGGAAAAAAACCGGGTGGGGAATAAAAATATTCCAGAACGCCCTCGAGTGGTGGAAATAAAGAATCCCGCAAGTCCAATTGCGGATTGTTTTTAAATTCAAATCATGCATCGAAAACCGGAATACATCAAATATTTCCTGATAATTTTATTCATTTTGTTTGATTTCATGTCCGGATGCGGCAGGCCTTTTGTCAGGCCTGAAAAATATGAAGCGCAAAAAACAGAAAAAAAGAAGAAAAAACTTTTAAAAAGACAGAGGGAAGTCACCGCTGAATTAAAAATTATCGATGATAAACTGAATGACGCCGCCGGCCAAATATTAATATTTACCGCAAAACAGAATAAAAACCGCGTGATGAGCATCGAAGAGAGAAAGCTGAACAATGAATATATAAAGAAAGTCAGCGCCGCGGAAAATGAGACGAAAACATTAAAAAAACAATATGACACCCTTGCAGGTGAACTTAAGGAAATAGAACAAAAACTTAAAGAATTGGGCCATAAAATAAGTCCCTGATTTGGAAGAATATTTAATCCCGACATTTTCATGGTATTGCTACCATTAATTGCAGGCGTGACCGGGGGGCCGGTCGCCCCTAACATGCTTTGTTCAAAAATGAATGGAAACTTGCAGGGAAAAGGGGTAAAATATTATACTATTTTGGATAAGGAATAATTATAAATGAATGCATATTTCTCTATAAAAAAGGTGAGGATTTACAATGAGGATGTCATCAAAATGTTAAATGAACTTCCTCAAGAATGTATTGATCTGATTTTTGCTGATCCGCCATATAATTTATCCAATGGAGGATTTACATGCCATGCTGGCAAGCGAGTCTGTGTTAATAAGGGCAATTGGGACAAAAGTAAAGGAATCGAAGAAGATTTTAATTTTCATTATAAATGGATAGAAGCCTGCCATCGTGTTTTAAAACCTAACGGTTCTTTATGGATTTCCGGAACTTATCATTCAATTTATGCCTGTGGGTATGCCTTGCAAAAGCAAAATTGGCACGTAGTCAATGACATATGCTGGTTTAAGCCAAATGCTGCACCAAACCTCGCATGTCGTATGTTCACCGCAAGCCATGAAACATTAATCTGGGCCAGAAAAAATAAAACTGCCAAACACTATTTTAACTATAAGTTGGTTAAGGATAGGAAGTGGGAAGACGATTTTATTAAAAAACCAAATAAACAGATGAGAAGCGTTTGGGCGATTGGAACTCCTAAAAATGGAGAAAAGAAATATGGCAAGCATCCAACGCAGAAACCTGAAGCCCTGTTGGAAAGAATTGTCCTGGCCTGCAGTAAGGAAGGTGATATTATTCTTGATCCATTTTGTGGTAGCGCTACAACGGGTGTGGCTGCGCTCAGAAATAATCGAAAATTCGTCGGAATCGATTCTGAAAAAGAATATTTGGATAAGAAAGCTATTCCAAGGATTATGGATGTTATAAAACATAACAATCAATTAGCTTTGGGGACTTCAAAAAGTTTGGCAATTAAAGAGAAAAAGGCGGAATATGGGCTGTTGCCATAGACGAGACTTTTTATGGAACGAAAAGACGCTATTATAAAATTAAGAGAACTAATTGGAAAAGAACTTCATGAATATGCTGCAAAATATGGAGTAACAATATATCAAAATGGAAAGGTTAATAAAGGTTGGGCAGGTCATGTTTTTGAGCGGCACCTTCAAATACAAATAAACTCATCTCAATCTCCAAATTTTGGCTCATGGGAACTGAAATCGATTCCTTTGAAACGCTTAAAGAATGGAGAATTAACGTTTAAAGAAACCATGGCAATTACTATGATTGATCCCGTGAATATATGCCAAAAAACTTTTGAAGATAGCCACTTATTGGCGAAATTAAGGAAAGCAGTTGTAGTAGTAAGAATTGTAGGCTCTAATGTTGATGATCCCACGTATATTCATTCTATTGTTGAATTTGATTTAAAAGGCGATTTATATAAAGATGTAAAAGCAGATTACGATTTAGTTCGTAATGTATTGCTTGACCCGTTACAAGGATTTAACGCTCTAACTGGTGAAATGGGATGTTATATTCAGCCAAGAACAAAAGGAGCCGGGCATGGTTCAACATCAAGGGCATTCTACGCTAGACCTAGGTTTCTTAAGAAATTTATAAAATTGTAATAACATTTGAATTATTTTACTTCATACATTTAGTTTTGCACGCGGGAATAGAAATATTTATTCGGAGAAATATGGAACGGAGAAATGCGTCTGAATCAATTGAAATAGGTAAGGAATGAATATTACGGGGAAAATGTGTAAATATGGGCGAGTAAGTTGTAAATAAATATTTATTTTAATATTTTTGTCCCTTTAATCATTGAAAGCGATCCTATGATCGTTGAGCGGGTATAAACAACTTCTACATTGTAAAACCCGGCGTTTTCGATCATTTTGGGAAGGATGCCTTTGATATTTTCCGAAGATTCTTCGAGAAGGTTAAAAAATTGCGAAAGGACAAGCATAAAAATATTTTCAGGTTTTCCGATGTCAAGAAGCAGGAATTCCCCGCCGGGCTTTAGTACCCGTAAAACCTCCGCGAAAGTGCGTGTTTTGGACCCGTAATCCAAATGGTGCGCCATCAAGCTTGATAAAACCCTATCGAATGAATTGTCCGCGTAAGGAAGAGAATAAGACATTCCCTGTACCAGGTTGATTGATAAATTGTTCCTTTTGATCTTTTTTTCGGCTATTTTCAAAATTTTTGGGTCCCCGTCGAGGCCTGTTACTTCCGTACCAGGATACTTCTTCTTGATATCAATAATTAATGTTCCTGTCCCGCACCCGATATCCAGGATATTGTAATTGTCCATGATATTGGCGTGTTTAACGAGCTCATTATTTAATAAAGAAACAGGGATTCCCGTGTTCACAATAAAGTCGTAAAACGGGGTCAGAAAATCAAATAAAAGCGCGGGTATATAATTATTCTTTTTTTTAAGCATACATTTATAATTTTTTTTCTTCCCCGAGTTTTTCAATAAAAAGATGAATAATTTTTTTGAACGTCCCTTTCCCGGCATTGAATATGTCATTATGCCCGGCCCCTTCGACCTTGTGGAAATATTTTGGGTCGTTCGCTTTTTCGAACAATAATCCCGATTGCGAGTAAGGCACAATTTCATCTTTTGTGCCGTGGACTATGAGAACGGGGGATTTGACTTTGTTTATTTTTTCGAGGTTATCATATTTTGATGAGATAAAAAAGTGAAAGGGTAAAAAATTAAAGGTATTTTTTGCCATCTGTCTGATATTTGTGAACGCGCTCACGGAGATAATGCCGGCGCATTTTTCCTCCCGCGCCAGGTCAATCGCGACAGCGGCGCCGAGTGATTCACCGTAAAATATTATTTTAGAGGGATCGATATTCCTGCTTTTCATATATTCATACGCGGCCCGCCCGTCAAGGTAAAGTCCTTCCTCGGAGGGTTTACCCTCGCTCTTTCCGTACCCCCTGTAATCAAAAATAAAAACGTTCAAACCGAGCTGGTGCATGAATTCTATTATGGGAAGACGGTGGCTGATATTCCCCGCGTTGCCGTGAAAATAAAGGACCGAAAATTCGCTCGCGTTTTCAACAGGGGAGGGGAAAAACCACCCGTTCAGGGTGATATTGTCCTTTGTCCTGAAAAAAATGTCCTCAGCGGGCAATTCATAATCAACAGGAAGGTTTTCAAAATTGCCCTGGGGGTGATATATGAATTTAGGCTCAAAATATTTCACGTAAAAAAATATCGATGTCAGAACAAGCGCGCCATAAACGGAATATTTTATAATTTTTCCCAAAATCAAGCTCCTTCTTTAATCATATTTGTAAATTCGTCCTCATTTAAAACCTTTATGCCGAGTTTTTCCGCCTTCGCGAGTTTGGAACCAGGCTCTTTCCCAATCACTACAAAGCTTGTTTTTGAAGATACGCCAGATACGGCGTTCCCGCCCCTTTGTCTTACAATTTTCTCAGCTTCTTTACGGGTCAAAGATTTCAATTCGCCGGTGAAAACCACGCTTTTGTCCTTGAAAATCTGCGGTATTTCGATGGACTTTTCATCTGACATATTCAACCCGGCGTCTTTTAATTTTTTTATCAAACTTCTGGTTTTTTCCGAGTGGAAAAACCGGAACACGGAATCTGCGATAACAGGCCCGATTTCATGTATATCATTCAGGTTTTCGATGCCCGCGTCCATTAGATTTTCCATGTTGCCGAATTTTCGTGCCAGAATAAAAGCGTTTTTCTCGCCCACATGCCGTATCCCAAGCCCGTAAATGAGCCTTTCCAAAGGCTGGTCCATACTTTTCTTAATCGCGGAAGTAAGATTCTCCGCTTTTTTGTCTTTAAATAAATCAAGACCGAGCAGTTTTTCCTTGTCCAGCGAATACAGATCGCTTACATCTTTAACAAGGGACTTGTCAACAAGCTGGGAAACCGCGGATTCCCCCAGGCCTTCTATATCCATGGCGTTTCTCTGCCCGAAATGAATCAAATGCTCTTTCAACTGGGCGGGGCACAAGGGATTAACGCAATAGAAGGCGACTTCTTCAATGTCCTTAAAAATCCTCTCAGAGCAGGCAGGGCAGGTTTTGGGGGGCACAAAATCAGTCTCTTTGCCTGTCCGTTTTTCCGTGATGACTTTAATGACCTTGGGAATCACGTCGCCTGCACGTTCAATAAGCACGGTATCGCCTATTTTGATGTCCAATCTTTTTATCTCATCAAAATTGTGCAGGGTTGAGCGGGATATTGTGACCCCTGCGCACTCAACAGGTTCCAATTCAGCGACAGGGGTAATGACCCCCGTCCGCCCAACCTGTACAAGAATATTATTTACCCTTGTGGTCGCCTGGCTTGCCTGGAATTTATAGGCGAGGGCCCATCTCGGATTTTTCATTGTCGAGCCTAAATTAGCCTGCTGTTTATAAGAATTCACTTTAATTACCATCCCGTCAATTTCATACTGCAGGTCTTTGCGTTTATTTTCCATTGTCCCGCACATTGAAATCACTTCATCTATATTACGGCAAAACCCGGCGTTTTCAACGGGCCTGATGCCCCATTTCCTGCATCGAGCGAGAAAATCCCATTGTGTCAATATTTCGTCTCCGCCTTCAAGGTGCCCAAATGAATGCGCGAAGAATTTCAATGGTCTTGAAGCCGTGATTTGAGGGTCCTTTTGGCGCAGGCTCCCGGCGGCCGCGTTTCTCGGGTTCGCGAAAACTGGTAGTCCTCTTTCCGAAATAGATTTATTAAGGCCGCTGAAATCTTTTTTATCTATATATATTTCTCCTCTGATTTCAATGAGACCGGGTACACCCTTGTCCCTCATTAAAACAAGCGGTATGCTTTTTATTGTTTTTATATTCAGCGTTATATCTTCGCCCGATTCACCGTCTCCGCGCGTAAGCCCCATTTCCAGGATGCCCTTTCTGTAACGAAGGGCGCAGCTTACGCCGTCAATTTTCGGTTCAACGACGTATTCCCGTTTTTCGCCGTCAAGGAGCCTGTCAATCCTTTCGTCCCACGCCAGGATTTCTTCCCTGTTGTAGCTGTTTTCAATCGAAATCATAGGTTTAAGGTGCTTTCTGCTGGCGAATTCATTTGATATATCAGGTGAAATCCGCTGGGTGGGGGAATCCGGTGTTATTAATTCAGGGTGTTTATTTTCCAGCGTCTTTAGCCTGTCAATAAGCAAATCATATTCCTTGTCCGAAATCACAGGCTCGTTCATGATGTAATATTTATAATCATGCGACCTTATTTCCGCCCGTAACTTTTCAATTTCTTCTTTGAATTTACCGCTTTTTTCCATAGGAAAATATAATAGCATAAATTTTGTTTTATTCAATAATTAAAACTATAAAAGCGCTGAATAAGCCCCCATGAAGGGGGATGGGGGGCTTAATAAAATAATTTAAAATTCCTCTTGACAAATAATAATTATTAGTTTAGAATTATTCTAATATTAAAAGAAAGAGGTGCCCTATGGAAAATATAATCGAAAGGTTAAAAAGGAAAGGGGTGGTTTTGACCCCTCAGCGGCTTGCCGTCGCGGAATTTCTGGAGGGTAATTTCAATTATCCGTCGGTTGATGAAATATACACCGGATTAAAAAAATCATATCCTACAATTTCCCTTGCCACAATCTATAACAGCCTTGAAGCGTTGAAAGAAGCCGGTGAAATACAGGAGCTTACAATAAAAAAGGACAAGGTTTGTTTTGATCCCGACCCGAAACCGCACCATCATTTTTTCTGTAACAAATGCAAAAAAGTGATTGACATCAATATAAGCTGTGCCACGGCGGAAAAAGGGCACATTTACGGAAACAGGATAGAAGAGGTGCAGGCGTATTTTTACGGGACATGCAAAAATTGCGTTGAAAAAGAAGAAAAACATAAGAAAGGAGGTGCGGGTAAATGAAAAAGGTAAAAAGAAGCATTATCAAAATTGATGAAGACAAATGTAATGGTTGCGGCGCGTGTATTCCCAACTGTCCCGAAGGCGCGATGCAGATGATAGACGGAAAGGCGAGATTGATCAGCGACCTTTTCTGCGACGGTTTGGGGGCTTGCGTCGGCTATTGCCCCCAGGGCGCGATATCCATAGAGGAAAGAGACGCGGATGAATATAATGAAAGCAAGGTAATGGAAAATATCGTGAAACAGGGCAATAATGTCATAAAAGCGCATCTTGAACATTTAAAAGGCCACGGGCAGAATAAATACCTTAATGAAGCAATTAACTTTCTAAATAAAAAAAACATTGCCAATCCTCTTTTAGAAAAAGAAGTTAAAAAAGAAAAAATGCCTTGCGGCTGTCCGGGATCAAAGATAATAGATATGAGAGAAAACAGGCTGGAGAGTGATGAAGAAAAGAAACCAACGGAAAAAGATTTGAAGAGTTTAAACGGTTTAAACCGTTTGAGCCGTTTAAAAAATTGGCCTGTTCAAATAACGCTCGTTCCTCCAACCGCGCCGTATCTGGATAACGCCGAGTTATTAATCGCGGCGGATTGTGTTCCGTTCGCGTATCCGGATTTCCATAATGAATTTTTAAGGGGAAAGATACTTCTGGTAGGCTGCCCTAAACTTGATGATATTGATTCTTATGGACAAAAATTCAGGTTAATTTTTAAAAACAATGATATTAGATCTGTAAATTATGTCCATATGGAAGTCCCTTGCTGTTATGGAATGATTGATGTTATTAAGGACGCAATTTCGGATTCTGGGAAAAATATCCCGTTCAAGGAAACAGTGATCAGTATAAAAGGGGAAAAACATGGCTAAAAAGGTGTGCCCCGGAAATATATCCCAAAATTTGAAAGCGGAGTTTCATAAATGCCCTAAGTGCGGATATGACGTTGAAATATTTACGGATGAAGTGCGCAGAAAATGCCCGAACTGCGGTACCGAAGTTTTTCGTGAAAGGGTGCCGTCCTGTATAGACTGGTGCCCCGCCGCAAAGGAATGCCTGGGGCTTAAGAAGTGGATGGAATTGAAGGGGGGAGCGTAAAGACGAAAAAATAACAAAAAGATGGAATAAAATAAATCAATTAAACAGAAATAAAAGGAGGTAAAAATGTTTTGTAATCAATGTGAACAGACTTTAGCGGGTGGATGCGTTAAAACGGGCGTTTGCGGCAAAAATGAGGATGTGGCCAGCCTGCAGGATATTTTACTGCTTGGCTTGAAAGGAATTTCCGCGTACGGGGTCCACGCGGGTGAGCTTGGATACCGCTCTGAATTCGTGGACAAATTTATGCATGAGGGATTGTATTCCACGGGAACAAACGTGGATTTCAGCGCCCAAAAATTGATCAATCTTAATTTAAAAGCCGGGGAGGCGTGCCTTAAGGCAATGGAAATTCTGGATAAGGCGAACACTGAAACCTTTGGTTTGCCGGTGCCGGTCGAAGTCGTCAACGGAACGGTCGCGGGGCATGGAATTTTAGTTACCGGGCATGACCTTCTCGCGCTCAGGGAACTTTTAAAGCAGACTGAAGGAAAAGGGATAAATATCTATACTCATGGTGAAATGCTTCCCGCTCACGGGTATCCGGAGCTCAAAAAATATAAGCATCTTGTTGGTAATTACGGAAGCAGTTGGGTGGATCAGAAAAAGGTGTTTGAACAATTTGGAGGGGCCATTATCGGGACCACAAACTGCGTTGTTCAGCCTAAAGATTCCTACAAGGACAGGATGTTTACCTGCGGTATAGCCGGGCTGGAAGGTGTGACGGATATAGGTAATATGGATTTCTCGCCTGTTATTAAAAAGGCACTGGAACTTCCAAAATTGCAGAATACCTCAGGGAACATATTGACAATAGGATTTCACCATTCAAATGTTCTGGCGCTGGCGGATAAGATTGTAGATGCTGTAAAAAAAGGTAAGATTAAACATTTTTTCCTTGTCGCGGGATGTGACTGCCCCGGCAATGGCATGGATTATTATTCTGAATTAGTAAGAGCAATACCTGATAATTGCATTATTCTCACGCTTGCCTGCGGCAAATTCAGGTTCAATAACAGCCATTACGGGACTATTGACGGTATACCGCGCCTGATCGATCTCGGCCAGTGCAATAACGCCTATTCGGCGATACAAATAGCGGCGGCCCTCGCGGGAGTTTATAAATGTACAGTCAATGAATTGCCGTTGTCAATTGTATTGTCATGGTTTGAACAAAAGGCCGTAGCGATACTTCTGACCTTGTTCCATCTGGGTGTAAAGAATATAAAGATCGGGCCCAAGCCGCCTGCGGTAGTTTCAGCAGGGGTCTTTAAGGTACTTCAGGATACATTTAATTTGAAATTAATTACAGACCCTCAGAAGGATTTAAAAGAGATGATAGGGTAAAAGATCCTTCATGCGATAAATCTCATTCAAGATGATCCTTCGGGGAATAAAAAATTCCCCAATAGCTCAATTATAAAAAGCCGTTCCGAAAAGCCGGGACGGCTTTTTTGTGACTTAGGAGAATAACGTTGTTTCCGAGTGAGAATAACTATTGACAAATCAATAGGCGGTTTGATAAGAAGTACCGGCGGCTGGTCGGAAGTAATGTCTATGATGAGTAAACCCCGTTAGAACTTCGTCCTCTAACGGTTTGCGCTGACGGTGGCATTTCCGCCAAAGGCGGATTCGCCTCAGGAGAAAAACCACCGTCAGCTTGGAAATCGGTAGACCACCGACTAAAGTCGGTGGCTTTCTCTAACGGGGTAAATAATAGTTGACAAAATAAACACAGAAAGTAGTATAATAATGTTTCCAAAGAAGGTGGAGATAAGTATTTTATAAGGAGACAGCAGATGGTTGAAAATGAAAAAAGCAAAGATAATAAAATAAGTAAAAAGGCAAGGGTTGAAATATTATTGGAGGATTTAACCGTAAAGGTGGATGCGATTTTAGAAGGCAGAGAGATTACTGATAACAAAATTGATCGTTTAGAGCAAAAGGTTGACTCGAATAAATTAGAACTTGAAAAAATGATAGTAGAAAGCAATAAAACACTTCGGGATGTAATAAAAGGCGTAGAAACAAGTCTTCATACAGAAATAAAAACTCTCGAGCAAAAAGTCGTTGCCGTGGATAAGAAAGTTGATGCCGTAAAAACCGAACTTAGCCAGCGTATAGATAAAGTAGAACAAAAAGTTGATGTTATGGATAAAAAGATTGAAACTTTAACTGAGCAACAGCAGAAGACGGACAAAAAAATCGACAAACTCGATGAAAAAATAACAATAAGGCAGGATAAAAGTTGATATAGTGCGTCAAAAAGTATTCATCGGGCATTA
The bacterium DNA segment above includes these coding regions:
- a CDS encoding DUF5320 domain-containing protein, producing MHRKPEYIKYFLIILFILFDFMSGCGRPFVRPEKYEAQKTEKKKKKLLKRQREVTAELKIIDDKLNDAAGQILIFTAKQNKNRVMSIEERKLNNEYIKKVSAAENETKTLKKQYDTLAGELKEIEQKLKELGHKISP
- a CDS encoding site-specific DNA-methyltransferase, whose translation is MLNELPQECIDLIFADPPYNLSNGGFTCHAGKRVCVNKGNWDKSKGIEEDFNFHYKWIEACHRVLKPNGSLWISGTYHSIYACGYALQKQNWHVVNDICWFKPNAAPNLACRMFTASHETLIWARKNKTAKHYFNYKLVKDRKWEDDFIKKPNKQMRSVWAIGTPKNGEKKYGKHPTQKPEALLERIVLACSKEGDIILDPFCGSATTGVAALRNNRKFVGIDSEKEYLDKKAIPRIMDVIKHNNQLALGTSKSLAIKEKKAEYGLLP
- a CDS encoding MvaI/BcnI family restriction endonuclease — protein: MERKDAIIKLRELIGKELHEYAAKYGVTIYQNGKVNKGWAGHVFERHLQIQINSSQSPNFGSWELKSIPLKRLKNGELTFKETMAITMIDPVNICQKTFEDSHLLAKLRKAVVVVRIVGSNVDDPTYIHSIVEFDLKGDLYKDVKADYDLVRNVLLDPLQGFNALTGEMGCYIQPRTKGAGHGSTSRAFYARPRFLKKFIKL
- a CDS encoding class I SAM-dependent methyltransferase; translated protein: MLKKKNNYIPALLFDFLTPFYDFIVNTGIPVSLLNNELVKHANIMDNYNILDIGCGTGTLIIDIKKKYPGTEVTGLDGDPKILKIAEKKIKRNNLSINLVQGMSYSLPYADNSFDRVLSSLMAHHLDYGSKTRTFAEVLRVLKPGGEFLLLDIGKPENIFMLVLSQFFNLLEESSENIKGILPKMIENAGFYNVEVVYTRSTIIGSLSMIKGTKILK
- a CDS encoding alpha/beta hydrolase, translating into MGKIIKYSVYGALVLTSIFFYVKYFEPKFIYHPQGNFENLPVDYELPAEDIFFRTKDNITLNGWFFPSPVENASEFSVLYFHGNAGNISHRLPIIEFMHQLGLNVFIFDYRGYGKSEGKPSEEGLYLDGRAAYEYMKSRNIDPSKIIFYGESLGAAVAIDLAREEKCAGIISVSAFTNIRQMAKNTFNFLPFHFFISSKYDNLEKINKVKSPVLIVHGTKDEIVPYSQSGLLFEKANDPKYFHKVEGAGHNDIFNAGKGTFKKIIHLFIEKLGEEKKL
- the ligA gene encoding NAD-dependent DNA ligase LigA, coding for MLLYFPMEKSGKFKEEIEKLRAEIRSHDYKYYIMNEPVISDKEYDLLIDRLKTLENKHPELITPDSPTQRISPDISNEFASRKHLKPMISIENSYNREEILAWDERIDRLLDGEKREYVVEPKIDGVSCALRYRKGILEMGLTRGDGESGEDITLNIKTIKSIPLVLMRDKGVPGLIEIRGEIYIDKKDFSGLNKSISERGLPVFANPRNAAAGSLRQKDPQITASRPLKFFAHSFGHLEGGDEILTQWDFLARCRKWGIRPVENAGFCRNIDEVISMCGTMENKRKDLQYEIDGMVIKVNSYKQQANLGSTMKNPRWALAYKFQASQATTRVNNILVQVGRTGVITPVAELEPVECAGVTISRSTLHNFDEIKRLDIKIGDTVLIERAGDVIPKVIKVITEKRTGKETDFVPPKTCPACSERIFKDIEEVAFYCVNPLCPAQLKEHLIHFGQRNAMDIEGLGESAVSQLVDKSLVKDVSDLYSLDKEKLLGLDLFKDKKAENLTSAIKKSMDQPLERLIYGLGIRHVGEKNAFILARKFGNMENLMDAGIENLNDIHEIGPVIADSVFRFFHSEKTRSLIKKLKDAGLNMSDEKSIEIPQIFKDKSVVFTGELKSLTRKEAEKIVRQRGGNAVSGVSSKTSFVVIGKEPGSKLAKAEKLGIKVLNEDEFTNMIKEGA
- a CDS encoding Fur family transcriptional regulator; its protein translation is MENIIERLKRKGVVLTPQRLAVAEFLEGNFNYPSVDEIYTGLKKSYPTISLATIYNSLEALKEAGEIQELTIKKDKVCFDPDPKPHHHFFCNKCKKVIDINISCATAEKGHIYGNRIEEVQAYFYGTCKNCVEKEEKHKKGGAGK
- a CDS encoding 4Fe-4S binding protein — encoded protein: MKKVKRSIIKIDEDKCNGCGACIPNCPEGAMQMIDGKARLISDLFCDGLGACVGYCPQGAISIEERDADEYNESKVMENIVKQGNNVIKAHLEHLKGHGQNKYLNEAINFLNKKNIANPLLEKEVKKEKMPCGCPGSKIIDMRENRLESDEEKKPTEKDLKSLNGLNRLSRLKNWPVQITLVPPTAPYLDNAELLIAADCVPFAYPDFHNEFLRGKILLVGCPKLDDIDSYGQKFRLIFKNNDIRSVNYVHMEVPCCYGMIDVIKDAISDSGKNIPFKETVISIKGEKHG
- a CDS encoding phosphohydrolase; translated protein: MAKKVCPGNISQNLKAEFHKCPKCGYDVEIFTDEVRRKCPNCGTEVFRERVPSCIDWCPAAKECLGLKKWMELKGGA
- the hcp gene encoding hydroxylamine reductase produces the protein MFCNQCEQTLAGGCVKTGVCGKNEDVASLQDILLLGLKGISAYGVHAGELGYRSEFVDKFMHEGLYSTGTNVDFSAQKLINLNLKAGEACLKAMEILDKANTETFGLPVPVEVVNGTVAGHGILVTGHDLLALRELLKQTEGKGINIYTHGEMLPAHGYPELKKYKHLVGNYGSSWVDQKKVFEQFGGAIIGTTNCVVQPKDSYKDRMFTCGIAGLEGVTDIGNMDFSPVIKKALELPKLQNTSGNILTIGFHHSNVLALADKIVDAVKKGKIKHFFLVAGCDCPGNGMDYYSELVRAIPDNCIILTLACGKFRFNNSHYGTIDGIPRLIDLGQCNNAYSAIQIAAALAGVYKCTVNELPLSIVLSWFEQKAVAILLTLFHLGVKNIKIGPKPPAVVSAGVFKVLQDTFNLKLITDPQKDLKEMIG